From the genome of Phycicoccus duodecadis:
AGCGACTTCGACCAGACCCTCGACTGGAGCGGCGCGCCGTTCGCGAAGTGGTTCGTCGGCGGCACCCTCAACGTCGCGTACAACTGCGTCGACCGGCACGTCGAGGCCGGTCACGGCGACCGCGTCGCCATCCACTTCGAGGGCGAGCAGGGCGACACCCGCACCATCACCTACGCCGACCTCCAGAAGGAGGTCAGCAAGGCCGCCAACGCGCTCGAGGCCCTCGGGGTCTCGACCGGCGACCGGGTCGCCGTCTACATGCCGATGATCCCCGAGACGGTCTTCACGATGCTGGCGTGCGCGCGCATCGGCGCCCCGCACTCGGTCATCTTCGGCGGGTTCTCGGCCGAGGCCCTGCACACCCGCATCGCCGACGCCGAGGCCAAGGTGGTCGTCACCACCGACGGCCAGTGGCGCCGCGGCAAGCCGGCGCCGCTGAAGGCCGCGGTCGACGCCGCCATCCACCACGGCGACGACGACTCCCCCGTCGAGAAGGTGCTGGTCGTCAAGCGCACCGACTCCGAGGTGGAGTGGGACGACGACCGCGACGTGTGGTGGCACGACCTGGTCGAGGCCCAGAGCGAGACCCACGAGGCGCAGCCGATGGACAGCGAGCACCCGCTGTTCATCCTCTACACCAGCGGCACCACCGGGAAGCCCAAGGGGATCTTCCACACCACCGGCGGCTACCTGACCCAGGCCGCGTACACCAACGCCGTCGTGCACGACCTGCACCCCGAGACCGACGTCTACTGGTGCACGGCCGACGTCGGCTGGGTCACCGGCCACAGCTACATCGTCTACGGACCGCTCGCCAACGGGGCCACCCAGGTGCTCTACGAGGGCACCCCCGACACCCCGCACCAGGGCCGCTGGTGGGAGATCGTCGAGAAGTACAAGGTCTCCATCCTCTACACGGCGCCCACCGCCATCCGCACGTTCATGAAGTGGGGCGCCGACATCCCGGCCCGGTCCGACCTGTCCTCGATCCGGGTCCTCGGCAGCGTGGGCGAGCCGATCAACCCCGAGGCCTGGCTCTGGTACCGCAAGCACATCGGCGGCGA
Proteins encoded in this window:
- the acs gene encoding acetate--CoA ligase, with the protein product MDLSPDAGFTAQANGTAQMYADADAGHEGFWAAQARERLSWASDFDQTLDWSGAPFAKWFVGGTLNVAYNCVDRHVEAGHGDRVAIHFEGEQGDTRTITYADLQKEVSKAANALEALGVSTGDRVAVYMPMIPETVFTMLACARIGAPHSVIFGGFSAEALHTRIADAEAKVVVTTDGQWRRGKPAPLKAAVDAAIHHGDDDSPVEKVLVVKRTDSEVEWDDDRDVWWHDLVEAQSETHEAQPMDSEHPLFILYTSGTTGKPKGIFHTTGGYLTQAAYTNAVVHDLHPETDVYWCTADVGWVTGHSYIVYGPLANGATQVLYEGTPDTPHQGRWWEIVEKYKVSILYTAPTAIRTFMKWGADIPARSDLSSIRVLGSVGEPINPEAWLWYRKHIGGDRAPIVDTWWQTETGAIMISPLPGVTTLEPGSAQRPIPGISAEILDDDGKPFTEAEKVGYLVLTKPWPAMLRGIWGDPDRYRETYWSRFGPKYYFAGDGAKYDAKGNIWLLGRVDDVMNVSGHRLSTAEIESALVSHPSVAEAAVVGAADETTGQAVCAFVILRGEAVDHGEETVQELRNHVAKEIGPIAKPRQIMIVPELPKTRSGKIMRRLLKDVAENREVGDVTTLADSSVMSLIKDGMTADSAD